From the Lepisosteus oculatus isolate fLepOcu1 chromosome 1, fLepOcu1.hap2, whole genome shotgun sequence genome, one window contains:
- the smyd5 gene encoding histone-lysine N-trimethyltransferase SMYD5, translating to MAAPSGDMFSFCSEPGKVGGLVEVRFIDKVKGRGLFAKKAICKGENIFIERPLVSAQFLWNALYKYRACEYCLRSLETAEENARRLSGNASLLLPHPEQCSIRPELHQACPRCQVMYCSTECRRAALEQYHQVLCLGQSRDDLEHPLNKLQEAWRSMHYPPETASIMLMARMVAIVKQAQDKGHWLSIFSQLCSRTASEQEEQIALKLLGEKFQGQLESLRNLFTAALYDDHLSRWFSPEGFRSLFALVGTNGQGIGTSSLSQWVHGCDALELPVQPREQLDAYIDQLYKDIETETGDFLNCEGSGLFLLQSSCNHSCFPNAEASFPDNNFLLHLTALSDITAGEEICISYLDCCQRERSRHSRHKILRENYLFVCSCPKCHSQADDPDVTSEEEEEEGDGETEGDDLEDEMTDV from the exons ATGGCCGCCCCCAGCGGTGACATGTTTTCGTTCTGCTCAGAGCCCGGTAAAGTCGGCGGCTTGGTCGAGGTCCGATTCATTGATAAAGTCAAG GGAAGAGGATTGTTTGCCAAGAAAGCCATCTGCAaaggagaaaatatatttattgagCGCCCCCTGGTGTCCGCGCAGTTCCTGTGGAATGCCTTGTATAAATACAGAG CCTGCGAGTACTGCCTGCGCTCTCTGGAGACGGCGGAGGAGAATGCCCGGAGGCTCAGCGGCAATGCCAGTCTCCTGCTGCCGCACCCCGAGCAGTGCAGCATCCGCCCTGAGCTCCACCAGGCTTGCCCACGCTGCCAG GTCATGTACTGCAGCACTGAGTGCCGGCGGGCAGCTCTGGAGCAATACCACCAGGTGCTGTGTCTGGGCCAGTCCCGGGACGACCTGGAGCACCCACTCAATAAACTGCAGGAGGCCTGGAG GAGCATGCATTACCCACCAGAGACCGCCAGCATTATGTTAATGGCTCGGATGGTAGCAATAGTAAAACAG GCTCAGGATAAAGGCCACTGGCTGAGTATCTTCTCTcagctctgcagcaggacagccagcgagcaggaggagcagATTGCTCTCAAGCTCCTGGGGGAGAAGTTCCAG GGCCAGCTGGAATCTTTGCGGAACCTTTTTACTGCAGCTTTGTATGACGATCACCTCAGCAGG TGGTTCAGCCCTGAAGGTTTCCGCTCTCTCTTCGCCTTGGTGGGGACTAATGGCCAGGGTATTGGGACCAG TTCTCTCAGTCAGTGGGTCCATGGCTGTGATGCACTGGAGCTGCCTGTCCAGCCGAGGGAGCAGCTGGATGCCTATATTGACCAGCTCTACAAGGACATTGAGACAG AAACCGGTGATTTCCTGAACTGcgagggctctggactcttcctCTTGCAGAGCTCCT GCAACCACAGCTGCTTTCCTAACGCTGAGGCCTCCTTCCCTGACAACAACTTCCTGCTTCACCTGACGGCGCTCTCCGACATCACCGCTGGGGAG GAAATCTGCATCAGCTATTTAGACTGCtgtcagagagagaggagccgcCACAGTCGTCACAAGATTCTGAG GGAGAACTACCTGTTTGTCTGCTCCTGTCCCAAGTGTCACTCCCAAGCTGATGACCCTGATGTGACCtcggaagaggaggaggaggagggggatgGGGAGACTGAAGGGGATGACCTGGAGGATGAGATGACCGATGTCTGA